The following coding sequences are from one Malaciobacter pacificus window:
- a CDS encoding YaaA family protein: protein MIVLFSPSEAKHSGGEKKSFSKESFLFPELFDKRLEIVKAYNEYILNSDDEKLMKLFGTKKADVINHYKKDIFSSDTMKVIKRYDGVAFDYVKYDELNTKEQSYIDENVIIFSNLFGPLRAGDNGLPDYKLKQGESFDGLKIEKFYNDNFSFIMDEYLAGEDIIDLRAGFYEKFYKLKQPYVTMKFIKDGKVVSHWAKAYRGIILNQLAKNSIKTIDELMNLEIENLKVEEIKETKIKKEIVYSITN, encoded by the coding sequence ATGATAGTATTATTTTCACCAAGTGAAGCAAAACATAGTGGGGGAGAGAAAAAAAGTTTTTCAAAAGAATCTTTTTTATTTCCAGAGCTATTTGACAAAAGATTAGAAATAGTAAAAGCATACAATGAATATATTTTAAATAGTGATGATGAAAAACTTATGAAACTATTTGGAACTAAAAAAGCTGATGTAATAAATCACTATAAAAAAGATATATTTTCAAGTGATACAATGAAAGTAATCAAGCGATATGATGGGGTTGCTTTTGATTATGTGAAATATGATGAATTAAATACAAAAGAACAGAGTTATATTGATGAAAATGTGATAATATTCTCAAATCTTTTTGGACCATTAAGAGCAGGGGATAATGGACTTCCTGATTATAAATTAAAACAGGGTGAGAGCTTTGATGGTTTAAAAATTGAGAAGTTTTATAATGATAACTTTTCATTTATTATGGATGAGTATTTAGCGGGTGAGGATATTATTGATTTAAGGGCTGGATTTTATGAGAAGTTCTATAAATTAAAACAACCATATGTAACTATGAAGTTTATAAAAGATGGTAAGGTAGTTAGTCACTGGGCTAAGGCTTATAGAGGAATTATATTGAATCAACTTGCAAAAAATTCTATTAAAACTATTGATGAACTTATGAATTTAGAAATAGAAAATCTAAAAGTTGAAGAGATAAAAGAGACAAAAATAAAAAAAGAGATTGTATATAGTATTACAAATTAA
- the ung gene encoding uracil-DNA glycosylase has translation MTWEKVIELEKQKEYYKKLHDEVEKRYQTTTVFPAKENIFKAFSLTKLDNLKVVILGQDPYHGVGQAQGLAFSTPNNIKNPPSMVNILKEINDDLGRASICEDGDLTSWAKDGVLLINTILTVEESKPKSHHKLGWEVFTDNIIKYISENCEGIVFILWGAPAIKKTKLIDESKHHILTSPHPSPLSSYRGFFGCKHFSKTNEILKKLRKEPIRW, from the coding sequence ATGACTTGGGAAAAAGTAATAGAGTTAGAAAAACAAAAAGAGTATTACAAAAAACTACATGATGAAGTAGAAAAAAGGTATCAAACTACTACAGTATTTCCAGCAAAAGAGAATATTTTTAAAGCTTTTAGTTTAACAAAACTTGATAATCTAAAAGTAGTTATATTAGGACAAGACCCTTATCATGGAGTAGGACAAGCTCAAGGTTTAGCTTTTTCAACACCAAATAATATAAAAAACCCTCCTTCAATGGTAAATATATTAAAAGAGATAAATGATGATTTAGGAAGAGCTTCAATTTGTGAAGATGGTGATTTAACATCTTGGGCAAAAGATGGAGTATTACTTATAAATACTATTTTAACAGTAGAAGAATCAAAACCAAAATCTCATCATAAATTAGGTTGGGAAGTTTTTACAGATAATATTATTAAGTATATTAGTGAAAATTGTGAAGGTATTGTATTTATACTTTGGGGTGCACCAGCTATAAAAAAAACTAAATTAATTGATGAATCAAAGCATCATATTTTAACGTCTCCTCATCCAAGTCCATTATCTTCTTATAGAGGTTTTTTTGGATGTAAACACTTTTCAAAAACAAACGAAATATTAAAAAAACTGAGAAAAGAACCTATACGTTGGTAA
- the msrA gene encoding peptide-methionine (S)-S-oxide reductase MsrA translates to MDNYKKAYIAGGCFWGMEDLIRKRAGIVDTHVGYQGGENSHPTYQNHPGHAESVEITYDPEITSFKEILDYFFRIHNPTTVDRQGNDKGSSYRSTIFIQNEEEEKIAKEVIDLVNKSGKWEDTVVTTLEPFSTFWPAEDYHQDYLVKNPNGYTCHFERFDSFI, encoded by the coding sequence ATGGATAATTATAAAAAAGCATACATTGCTGGTGGCTGCTTTTGGGGAATGGAAGACCTTATAAGAAAAAGAGCAGGTATTGTAGATACTCATGTTGGGTATCAAGGTGGAGAGAATAGTCATCCTACTTATCAAAATCATCCGGGTCATGCAGAAAGTGTTGAAATAACTTATGACCCAGAAATTACGTCTTTTAAAGAAATTTTAGACTATTTTTTTAGAATACACAACCCAACAACTGTTGATAGACAAGGTAATGACAAGGGTTCAAGTTATAGATCTACAATTTTTATTCAAAATGAAGAAGAAGAAAAAATAGCCAAAGAGGTAATTGATTTAGTAAATAAATCTGGAAAATGGGAAGATACAGTTGTAACTACGCTAGAACCATTTTCAACTTTTTGGCCAGCTGAAGATTATCATCAAGACTATCTAGTAAAAAACCCTAATGGATACACTTGTCATTTTGAAAGATTTGATTCATTTATATAA
- a CDS encoding YchJ family protein, translating to MKFPPNNPCPCGSQKKYKKCCKVFHDGTLPTNALELMKSRYSAFAVHKAEYIIATTHSQNQDFTSDVSSWKKGILDFCENTSFNGLEIIDFIDGELESYVTFKAILEQANQDATFTEKSRFLKENGKWLYVDGKFID from the coding sequence TTGAAATTCCCACCAAATAACCCTTGTCCTTGTGGCTCACAAAAAAAATATAAAAAATGCTGTAAAGTTTTTCATGATGGTACTTTGCCAACAAATGCATTAGAACTTATGAAATCAAGATATAGTGCATTTGCAGTACATAAAGCAGAGTATATAATTGCAACTACTCATAGTCAAAATCAAGATTTTACAAGTGATGTTTCAAGTTGGAAAAAAGGCATTTTAGATTTTTGTGAAAATACTTCATTTAATGGTTTAGAAATTATTGATTTTATAGATGGTGAGTTAGAGAGTTATGTGACATTTAAAGCTATATTAGAGCAAGCAAATCAAGATGCAACATTTACTGAAAAAAGTAGATTTTTAAAAGAGAATGGTAAGTGGTTATATGTAGATGGGAAATTTATTGATTAA
- a CDS encoding methionine-R-sulfoxide reductase has product MAFNELNEEEKRVIINKGTERAFTGKFWDHHESGIYTCRQCNAELFPSDTKFDSGTGWPSFDDTVSNAVKELPDADGRRVEIVCANCGGHLGHVFKGEGMTSKSTRHCVNSISLDFKAK; this is encoded by the coding sequence ATGGCATTTAATGAACTAAATGAAGAAGAAAAAAGAGTAATTATAAATAAAGGCACAGAAAGAGCCTTTACAGGTAAGTTTTGGGATCACCATGAAAGTGGCATATATACTTGTCGTCAATGTAATGCGGAGCTATTCCCATCAGATACAAAGTTTGATTCAGGAACAGGTTGGCCAAGCTTTGATGATACAGTATCAAATGCAGTAAAAGAGCTTCCTGATGCAGACGGAAGAAGAGTTGAAATAGTTTGTGCAAATTGTGGAGGCCACTTAGGCCATGTATTTAAAGGTGAGGGAATGACTTCTAAAAGTACAAGACATTGTGTAAATTCAATCTCACTAGATTTTAAAGCAAAATAA
- a CDS encoding MFS transporter, protein MTSYLWSFGVLCEIIMLYFQGPILKNNLLTIIKFCVGITVFRWLLLYLYPDSLSITFISQSIHAFSFGLYHSAVIIYLYTLYSNKKLAQQFMYGVAYGLGGFFGAYISGVVYGEFLFLYSAIFSAIAFFSLFFVKKNQESVV, encoded by the coding sequence ATGACTTCTTATCTTTGGTCATTTGGTGTTTTATGTGAAATTATAATGCTATATTTCCAAGGTCCTATTTTAAAAAACAATTTACTTACTATAATAAAATTTTGTGTAGGTATTACAGTATTTAGATGGTTATTATTATATTTATATCCTGACTCATTATCTATTACTTTCATTTCACAAAGTATTCATGCATTCTCTTTTGGTCTTTATCATAGTGCTGTAATTATATATCTTTACACACTTTACTCAAATAAAAAACTTGCACAACAGTTTATGTACGGAGTAGCTTATGGACTAGGTGGTTTTTTTGGTGCATATATATCTGGAGTTGTTTATGGAGAGTTTTTATTTTTATATAGTGCAATATTCTCTGCTATTGCATTTTTTTCTTTATTTTTTGTGAAAAAAAATCAAGAATCTGTAGTATAA
- a CDS encoding Crp/Fnr family transcriptional regulator, whose protein sequence is MSKIQFDDFYLFSFLNDEDLDRLKQISVKKKFEKDSILFYKGDEPVYLHLLVKGIAKLYVHDHKENEVIIHNLIAPSLIAEIVNYEDTKFPANCSFEVPSEVILINYKQFKEEFLSKPEISMFFIKSLTKKIKALEGFINYNISSSSIEKIAKFLYENESNLSTLKQVKIAQILNITPETFSRKVAKLKQEGIIKNEKGKISILDYKRLKDYIVN, encoded by the coding sequence ATGAGTAAAATACAGTTTGATGATTTTTATTTATTTAGTTTTTTAAATGATGAAGATTTGGATAGATTAAAACAAATAAGTGTTAAAAAGAAGTTTGAAAAAGATTCAATTCTTTTTTATAAAGGAGATGAACCTGTATATTTACATTTATTAGTAAAAGGTATTGCAAAACTTTATGTTCATGACCATAAAGAAAATGAAGTTATAATTCATAATTTAATTGCACCATCTTTAATTGCTGAAATAGTAAATTATGAAGATACAAAATTCCCTGCAAATTGCTCATTTGAAGTTCCTTCTGAAGTTATTTTAATTAACTACAAACAGTTTAAAGAAGAGTTTTTATCAAAACCTGAAATCTCAATGTTCTTTATTAAATCTCTAACAAAAAAAATCAAAGCATTAGAAGGCTTTATTAATTATAATATTAGTTCAAGTAGTATTGAAAAAATAGCAAAATTCTTATATGAGAATGAATCAAATTTAAGCACATTAAAACAAGTTAAAATAGCTCAAATTTTAAATATTACTCCAGAAACTTTTTCAAGAAAAGTTGCTAAATTAAAACAAGAAGGAATCATAAAAAATGAGAAGGGAAAAATTTCAATATTAGATTACAAAAGATTAAAAGACTATATTGTCAATTAA
- a CDS encoding mechanosensitive ion channel domain-containing protein — MKFLLILIISINTLFAISIDKTWFDNTNEELQKIYTEQLNKISANEVGEQKEQIDYQKLLLKRLSDELNFDSKLKFEKPVEIKDTNSFIKSVKTYLQINSSFNVTKQNIEEKSNKLKTLENQINKINDKELISTTNSQLLYALYILENKNDKNQLKTLEVLLNQYKESLVKSLETTTFTLDGKLNENITKSVEELDSISKDQNRLSLLLDKAVISENEKQIENTKKELEKIENKKIKLIDTIIFYKVEELLKPLKEKDSIYFDLNNDLISFLKTNNVNYDSLTELLKYLSRVHIGITKSTFADTKESFTDIIKFGWNEVNKPYIPLGEGVSILDISKFLFIFIIGFSLASFYKRKIGKANLKNSSQATKTLLANLGFYFLVFLTFIFALNSVGIDLSSLTILVGALSVGIGFGLQNIVSNFISGIILIFEKSIQVGNIIDIDGEKKGRVTQINMRSSVITTFDNIDVIIPNSTLMQNNVTNWTFGDDIRRLNIPFGVAYGTDAKYVINLIKEELDKSNLVYIKDDITRLPNVWMTGMGASSVDFKLLVWIHTNTNKAGLDSSNISDFLVFIYETLNKYEIEIPFPQMDVHIKKELEETIEKESKEEIKES, encoded by the coding sequence ATGAAATTTTTATTAATATTAATTATATCTATTAACACACTTTTTGCCATAAGTATTGATAAAACTTGGTTTGATAATACAAATGAAGAGTTACAAAAAATTTATACTGAGCAACTAAATAAAATATCTGCAAATGAAGTAGGTGAACAAAAAGAGCAAATAGATTACCAGAAATTGTTGTTGAAAAGATTAAGTGACGAGTTAAACTTTGATTCTAAATTAAAATTTGAAAAACCAGTAGAAATAAAAGATACTAATAGTTTTATAAAGAGTGTAAAAACTTATTTACAAATTAATTCATCTTTTAATGTTACAAAGCAAAATATAGAAGAGAAATCAAATAAGTTAAAAACTTTAGAAAATCAAATCAATAAAATAAATGATAAAGAGCTTATAAGTACTACTAACTCTCAACTTTTATATGCTTTATATATTTTAGAAAATAAAAATGATAAAAATCAGCTAAAAACACTTGAAGTATTGTTAAATCAATATAAAGAATCATTAGTTAAGTCACTTGAAACTACTACATTTACTTTAGATGGAAAACTAAATGAAAATATCACTAAATCTGTAGAAGAACTAGATTCTATATCTAAAGATCAAAATAGATTATCTTTGCTTTTAGATAAAGCTGTAATTTCTGAAAATGAAAAACAAATAGAAAATACAAAAAAAGAACTAGAAAAGATTGAAAATAAGAAAATCAAACTAATTGATACTATTATTTTTTACAAAGTTGAAGAATTATTAAAACCATTAAAAGAAAAAGATTCTATTTATTTTGATTTAAATAATGATTTAATCTCATTTTTAAAAACAAATAATGTAAATTATGATTCATTAACTGAATTATTGAAGTATTTATCAAGAGTTCATATTGGAATAACAAAATCAACTTTTGCCGATACAAAAGAGAGCTTCACTGATATAATAAAATTTGGTTGGAATGAAGTAAATAAGCCTTATATTCCTTTAGGAGAAGGGGTTTCAATACTTGATATTTCTAAATTCTTATTTATTTTTATTATTGGATTTTCATTAGCAAGTTTTTATAAAAGAAAAATTGGAAAAGCAAACTTAAAAAATAGTTCCCAAGCAACTAAAACATTACTTGCTAACTTAGGGTTTTATTTCTTAGTATTTTTAACATTTATATTTGCACTAAACTCTGTTGGAATTGATTTATCATCACTTACAATCTTAGTTGGTGCGCTTTCAGTTGGTATTGGTTTTGGTTTACAAAACATTGTTTCTAACTTTATTTCTGGAATTATTCTAATCTTTGAAAAGTCTATTCAAGTTGGGAATATCATAGATATTGATGGAGAAAAAAAAGGTAGAGTAACTCAAATCAATATGAGAAGTAGTGTTATTACAACATTTGATAATATTGATGTAATTATTCCAAACTCAACTTTAATGCAAAACAATGTTACAAACTGGACATTTGGTGATGATATTAGAAGATTAAATATTCCATTTGGAGTTGCCTATGGAACTGATGCAAAATATGTGATTAATCTTATAAAAGAAGAACTAGATAAAAGTAATCTAGTTTATATAAAAGATGATATAACACGATTACCAAATGTATGGATGACAGGTATGGGTGCTAGTAGTGTTGATTTTAAACTTTTAGTTTGGATTCATACAAATACAAATAAAGCAGGACTTGATTCATCAAATATTTCTGACTTTTTAGTATTTATTTATGAAACACTAAATAAATATGAAATTGAGATTCCATTCCCTCAAATGGATGTACATATAAAAAAAGAACTTGAAGAAACTATAGAAAAAGAGTCTAAAGAAGAAATAAAAGAGTCATAA
- a CDS encoding nitrous oxide-stimulated promoter family protein: MTKLKFETEVATLKKFFETYCLDKHTDLHYKKISVIYQDTEFDISLTLCNECKKNIDYSFEKLQNCPHEIKPRCRKCPNPCYEKYEWKQVAKVMKYSAIKLSLSTIKSKVFKIFN; encoded by the coding sequence ATGACAAAACTCAAATTTGAAACAGAAGTAGCAACCCTTAAAAAGTTTTTTGAAACATACTGTTTAGATAAACATACAGACCTTCATTACAAAAAAATATCAGTTATTTATCAAGATACAGAGTTTGATATCTCATTAACTTTATGTAATGAATGTAAGAAAAACATTGACTACTCTTTTGAAAAATTACAAAACTGTCCCCATGAAATAAAACCAAGATGTAGAAAATGTCCTAACCCTTGTTATGAAAAATATGAGTGGAAACAAGTTGCAAAAGTAATGAAATACTCTGCAATAAAATTATCATTAAGTACTATAAAATCAAAAGTATTTAAAATCTTTAATTAA
- a CDS encoding ComEA family DNA-binding protein, with product MRKVIVILMLGASFLFASINLQTATKEELMSIKGIGEKKAEAIIKYRKTNKINSADDLKNIKGFGNSIVTNVKKNKTVAKAEKSKKDMKKELKKVDDKKQKASKELNKTKKIDSKKDELIKTKK from the coding sequence ATGAGAAAAGTTATTGTAATATTGATGTTAGGTGCGTCATTTTTGTTTGCATCAATTAATTTACAAACAGCTACAAAAGAGGAGCTAATGAGTATAAAAGGAATTGGTGAGAAAAAAGCTGAAGCTATTATTAAGTATAGAAAAACAAATAAAATTAATAGTGCTGATGATTTAAAGAACATAAAAGGTTTTGGAAATTCTATTGTAACTAATGTGAAAAAGAATAAAACTGTAGCTAAAGCTGAGAAATCAAAAAAAGATATGAAAAAAGAGCTTAAAAAAGTTGATGATAAAAAACAAAAAGCTTCTAAAGAACTAAATAAAACAAAAAAGATTGATTCTAAAAAAGATGAGTTAATAAAAACTAAAAAATAA
- a CDS encoding transposase, translating to MQIESKIISIINDKLKNPIYETLRLLNMKTILTKSNFSKKEGVAVHMVVLHFVYMLVMNKKISTFMDQSNDSFKKDVYYRLLANAHYNWRKLLSLSSLKILSLLHKVQDAKLVRVLILDDTVEDKVGKNIEGSCDNLWSNKAKRKIRGVNVVSLNYSDGYSNFMLDFAIAMNNYARVKIEEFTNIIDHRTNAHKRRLESLKGKSQIAIEMIKRAVASGIYADYLLVDSWYSKPVFIETMNELGLQVISRMVNNDRIWNFTGEKKTLDGIYNKFKKLKTIKMGQYGKKIKFEYFGVIVEHKKAGKLKIVFIKTKENLIPIVSTNLDLSDEEIIDIYKRRWDIEQGYKELREHFGFGKEENRIYEALIARITLSFFTYNVVSYINRISNEPKTIGGLFKDLECELHTLAIAMQAFLAILDEIAKIEEVVNRNEDFTAIIDLLRDVTGKLLGFRCES from the coding sequence ATGCAGATAGAATCTAAGATAATAAGCATCATAAACGACAAACTAAAGAATCCAATTTATGAAACATTGCGACTATTAAATATGAAAACGATTTTAACAAAGAGCAATTTTTCTAAAAAAGAGGGAGTTGCTGTTCATATGGTTGTATTACACTTTGTATATATGCTAGTTATGAATAAAAAAATATCAACTTTTATGGATCAGAGTAATGATAGCTTTAAAAAAGATGTCTATTACAGACTACTTGCTAATGCTCACTACAACTGGAGAAAACTATTATCACTTAGTTCTTTAAAGATTTTATCACTGCTTCATAAAGTACAAGATGCAAAGCTAGTAAGAGTTCTTATACTTGATGATACTGTTGAAGATAAAGTTGGTAAAAATATAGAGGGAAGTTGTGACAACCTTTGGAGCAATAAAGCAAAGAGAAAAATCAGAGGTGTAAATGTTGTATCACTAAACTATAGTGATGGTTATTCAAATTTTATGTTGGACTTTGCAATTGCTATGAATAATTATGCAAGGGTAAAGATAGAAGAGTTTACAAATATTATTGATCATCGAACCAATGCACATAAGCGAAGATTGGAAAGCTTAAAAGGGAAATCACAAATTGCTATAGAGATGATTAAAAGAGCAGTAGCTAGTGGTATATATGCAGATTATCTGCTTGTGGATAGTTGGTATTCCAAACCTGTGTTTATAGAAACAATGAATGAGCTAGGATTGCAAGTTATTTCAAGAATGGTAAACAATGATAGAATCTGGAACTTCACAGGGGAGAAAAAAACTCTTGATGGTATCTATAACAAGTTTAAAAAGCTTAAAACTATTAAGATGGGTCAATATGGCAAAAAGATAAAGTTTGAATACTTCGGGGTCATAGTTGAACATAAAAAAGCAGGAAAATTAAAAATTGTTTTTATAAAAACCAAAGAGAATCTCATCCCTATTGTATCTACAAACTTAGACTTGAGTGATGAAGAAATTATCGATATTTACAAACGACGATGGGATATAGAACAAGGGTATAAAGAACTTCGTGAACACTTTGGGTTTGGTAAAGAAGAAAATCGAATTTATGAAGCACTTATTGCTCGCATAACACTCTCATTTTTTACATACAATGTTGTTAGCTATATAAATCGTATCAGTAATGAACCTAAAACAATTGGTGGATTGTTTAAAGATCTAGAATGTGAACTTCACACCTTGGCAATTGCTATGCAAGCATTTTTAGCTATTTTAGATGAGATTGCAAAAATTGAAGAAGTTGTCAATAGAAATGAGGATTTTACAGCAATAATCGATCTATTAAGAGATGTGACTGGAAAACTACTTGGTTTTAGGTGCGAAAGTTAA
- a CDS encoding zinc transporter ZntB, with product MKNGLEHALILDKKGGAVEVSYEKLDEIDFENNLVWLHFDYSSDEAVQWITNKSGIDPIAIEALLTAETRPRTTILNESLLLALRGVNLNPNSNPEDMISIRIFINENLIITTKRRDLLSVNDIVDFLKRNDGPKSSSEFLVELSDRLTTRMQGTIEELDDRADALEEIVMDSSNIELKSEMSSIRREALTLRRYLSPQKEAMYKLLHDKIVWINEYERIQLREITDQLIRYIEELDTIKDKVSLIQEELVNKISEQMNNKMYLLSIISAIFLPLGFFTGLLGVNVGGIPGTENPNAFYIFSGFLVVVVILQFIYFRKKKWI from the coding sequence ATGAAAAATGGTTTAGAGCATGCTTTAATCTTAGATAAAAAAGGTGGAGCAGTTGAAGTATCTTATGAAAAGTTAGATGAAATAGATTTTGAAAATAATTTAGTTTGGTTACATTTTGATTATTCTAGTGATGAGGCAGTTCAATGGATTACAAATAAAAGTGGCATTGATCCAATTGCTATTGAAGCACTTTTAACAGCTGAAACTAGACCTAGAACAACAATTTTAAATGAGTCATTACTTTTAGCTTTAAGGGGTGTGAATTTAAATCCAAACTCAAATCCTGAAGATATGATTTCAATAAGAATCTTTATAAATGAAAATCTAATAATCACTACTAAAAGAAGAGATTTACTTTCAGTTAATGATATAGTTGATTTTCTAAAGAGAAATGATGGTCCAAAATCTTCATCTGAATTTTTAGTAGAATTAAGTGATAGGTTAACAACAAGAATGCAAGGAACTATTGAAGAACTTGATGATAGAGCAGATGCTTTAGAAGAGATAGTTATGGACTCTAGTAATATTGAACTAAAAAGTGAAATGTCAAGTATTAGAAGAGAAGCCTTAACTTTAAGAAGATATTTATCTCCTCAAAAAGAAGCGATGTATAAATTATTACATGACAAAATAGTATGGATAAATGAGTACGAAAGAATTCAATTAAGAGAGATTACAGACCAACTTATTCGGTATATTGAAGAGTTAGACACAATAAAAGATAAGGTTAGTTTAATTCAAGAAGAGTTAGTAAATAAAATTAGTGAGCAAATGAATAATAAGATGTATTTATTATCAATTATTTCTGCAATTTTCTTGCCTTTAGGATTTTTTACAGGACTTCTTGGAGTAAATGTTGGAGGAATTCCAGGGACTGAGAATCCAAATGCTTTTTATATATTTAGTGGATTTTTAGTTGTTGTTGTGATATTGCAATTTATTTATTTTAGAAAGAAAAAATGGATTTAA
- the mgtE gene encoding magnesium transporter has translation MENLKTSEELRDYFLQIIEDFKNDNCEIHPYDLAQDLAKLRDISDEDYEFICKKMPSDLFAEILCEMPNYVQEEISEVLSDRKIANITSKMDSDDASMLIHNISQNDEEAAQTILSKLDDEDKEIIERLNSYEDDVAGAYMQSELFKVKLDENIKQSLLRLKEQKENDELDNIFHAHIVDENNKFIGSIGLEELILFDSNLDYKDIPEDKFTNFSIVDSEDIKEAVEMFTHYNLSALAIVDDKNKLVGRITHDDIHDIIQQIDTKQLYSLAGTNDESEQEESMYLIGRNRALWLGVNLITAILASVVIGLFDATIQSLVALAVLMPIVASMGGNAGTQTLTVTVRQMALGEISYEDAKKIIYKEVVISLVNGFIFAFVIGVIAYLWFDIALLGVVIAISMVINLFSAGFFGAVIPIFLQKRGIDPAIGSTVILTTVTDVVGFFSFLGLATLILL, from the coding sequence ATGGAAAATTTAAAAACATCAGAAGAGTTAAGAGACTATTTTTTACAGATAATAGAAGATTTTAAAAATGATAACTGTGAAATACATCCATACGATTTAGCACAAGATTTAGCAAAACTTAGAGATATAAGTGATGAAGATTATGAGTTTATTTGTAAAAAAATGCCAAGTGATCTATTCGCTGAGATTCTTTGTGAAATGCCAAACTATGTTCAAGAAGAGATTAGCGAAGTTTTAAGTGATAGGAAAATTGCAAATATTACATCAAAAATGGATTCTGATGATGCTAGTATGCTTATTCACAATATTTCACAAAATGACGAAGAAGCTGCGCAAACTATTCTTTCCAAATTAGATGATGAAGATAAAGAAATCATTGAGAGATTAAACTCATATGAAGATGATGTTGCTGGTGCTTATATGCAAAGTGAGCTTTTTAAAGTTAAACTTGATGAAAATATAAAACAATCACTTTTAAGATTAAAAGAACAAAAAGAGAATGATGAATTAGATAATATTTTTCATGCGCATATAGTAGATGAAAATAATAAGTTTATAGGTTCAATTGGTCTTGAAGAGTTAATACTTTTTGATAGCAATCTAGATTATAAAGATATTCCAGAAGATAAATTTACTAATTTTTCCATAGTAGATAGTGAAGATATTAAAGAAGCAGTTGAAATGTTTACACACTATAATTTAAGTGCATTAGCAATTGTGGATGATAAGAATAAATTAGTTGGTAGAATTACACATGATGATATTCATGATATTATTCAACAAATAGATACAAAACAACTTTACTCACTTGCTGGTACTAATGATGAATCAGAGCAAGAAGAGAGTATGTATCTAATTGGTAGAAATAGAGCTTTATGGCTTGGAGTGAATCTAATCACAGCTATTTTAGCTTCAGTTGTAATTGGATTATTTGATGCAACTATTCAATCTCTTGTAGCACTTGCAGTACTTATGCCTATAGTTGCTTCAATGGGTGGAAATGCTGGAACACAGACACTAACAGTAACAGTTAGACAAATGGCTTTAGGTGAGATCTCTTATGAAGATGCAAAAAAGATTATATATAAAGAAGTAGTCATATCTTTAGTAAATGGTTTTATTTTCGCTTTTGTAATAGGAGTTATTGCATATCTTTGGTTTGATATTGCTCTTTTAGGAGTAGTAATAGCTATTTCTATGGTGATTAATCTATTTAGTGCAGGTTTTTTTGGTGCAGTTATTCCAATATTTTTACAAAAAAGAGGAATTGATCCAGCTATTGGTTCAACAGTGATTTTAACTACAGTTACTGATGTTGTAGGATTCTTTAGTTTTTTAGGCTTAGCAACACTAATTTTATTATAA